Proteins from a genomic interval of Pseudomonas silesiensis:
- a CDS encoding aldehyde dehydrogenase produces MSDLLTATEYAAIAENLTFPNGTFINGAFRSAASGKTLETKNPATGEKLTDLAACGAQDVNDAVAAAKEAFEDGRWRLQHPAERKAVLLKLAQLMESHAHELAVLESLDSGKPIRECQTVDVPDTINTLRWHAELIDKIYDNTAPVGSNALTIVVREPIGVVGCVLPWNFPLLMLAWKIGPALAAGCSVIVKPAEQTSLTTLRVAELAHEAGIPPGVFSIVTGTGKDVGEPIGLHPDVDMVSFTGSTATGRRFLHYSADSNLKRIVLECGGKNPAVVMNDAEDLELVAEQVVNGAFWNMGENCSATSRLIVHADVKDDLLGRIAAHIGEWKMGNPLDPQNRLGSLISSAHFEKVSSYLEKAKDEGLHVVVGGNTEAGIYVEPTVIDGVGRDSSLFQEEIFGPILAVTSFTSVQEAISIANDTVYGLAASVYTGNLRTAVKLSREIRAGVVTVNCFGEGDASTPFGGYKQSGFGGRDKSVHAHDQYTELKTVWMDVSDRSVE; encoded by the coding sequence ATGAGTGATCTTTTGACGGCAACTGAATACGCTGCCATTGCAGAAAACCTGACTTTCCCTAACGGCACATTTATCAATGGAGCCTTCCGTTCAGCTGCATCTGGAAAGACGCTCGAAACCAAAAACCCTGCGACTGGTGAAAAGCTGACCGACTTGGCGGCGTGCGGCGCGCAGGATGTTAATGATGCAGTCGCTGCGGCGAAAGAGGCTTTTGAAGATGGCCGCTGGCGTCTTCAGCATCCTGCTGAGCGCAAGGCCGTGCTGTTGAAGCTTGCCCAGCTTATGGAAAGCCATGCACATGAATTGGCAGTGTTGGAAAGTCTCGACAGCGGCAAACCGATTCGTGAATGCCAAACTGTAGACGTGCCAGACACTATCAATACGCTTCGTTGGCACGCCGAGCTGATCGACAAGATCTACGACAATACTGCGCCCGTCGGTAGCAACGCATTGACAATAGTAGTACGTGAACCCATCGGGGTAGTTGGCTGTGTACTACCGTGGAACTTCCCCCTTTTAATGCTGGCATGGAAAATCGGCCCAGCGTTGGCCGCAGGCTGTTCTGTGATTGTCAAACCAGCTGAGCAAACGTCACTGACTACTTTGCGTGTAGCCGAGTTAGCCCATGAGGCGGGAATTCCACCTGGTGTGTTCAGCATCGTCACCGGCACGGGTAAAGATGTGGGTGAGCCCATAGGTCTCCATCCGGATGTGGATATGGTGTCTTTTACCGGGTCTACGGCCACTGGACGGCGCTTTTTGCATTATTCGGCCGACTCCAACCTCAAGCGCATTGTTCTGGAATGTGGCGGCAAGAACCCTGCCGTGGTCATGAATGATGCTGAAGATCTGGAACTCGTCGCTGAACAAGTTGTGAACGGTGCGTTCTGGAATATGGGAGAAAATTGTTCTGCTACCTCCCGACTGATCGTCCATGCCGATGTGAAGGATGATTTGCTGGGGCGCATCGCTGCTCATATCGGCGAGTGGAAAATGGGTAACCCTTTAGATCCGCAGAACCGTCTGGGTTCGCTGATCAGTTCCGCGCACTTCGAGAAGGTCAGCTCCTACCTCGAGAAGGCAAAAGATGAAGGACTTCATGTGGTCGTCGGCGGCAATACAGAAGCGGGCATTTATGTAGAGCCGACAGTCATCGATGGCGTAGGTCGCGACAGCAGCCTGTTTCAGGAAGAAATCTTTGGCCCGATTCTGGCGGTGACTTCATTTACGTCAGTGCAGGAGGCTATTTCGATTGCTAACGATACCGTCTACGGACTGGCAGCGTCCGTGTACACCGGCAACCTGCGTACAGCGGTCAAACTATCACGTGAGATTCGAGCAGGCGTGGTGACTGTCAACTGCTTCGGCGAAGGTGACGCCAGCACACCTTTCGGTGGCTACAAACAATCCGGGTTCGGAGGCCGGGACAAATCTGTGCACGCGCACGACCAATACACTGAACTTAA